A single window of Agromyces sp. Leaf222 DNA harbors:
- a CDS encoding Pls/PosA family non-ribosomal peptide synthetase, translating to MTELRRGVISRSGFAPDARTLVDILRDTVARHPEASAIEDAIGALSYRELMARAISVAARLQASGVGRGDRVGVRMESGSRELYVAILGILVAGAAYVPVDADDPQERADLVFSEARVRGVIEGRGRFEPMAGADAAARPLDVDSTLFVDPGPHPSTAAAPLTEPPTVDDDAWIIFTSGSTGTPKGVAVRHRSAAAFVDAEARLFLPDDPITAEDRVLAGLSVAFDASCEEMWLAWRNGACLVPAPRSLVRSGADLGPWLAARRISVVSTVPTLAALWPSEALDSVRLLIFGGEACPPELVNRLAVDGREVWNTYGPTEATVVACGTAVVAGEPVSIGLPLDGWDLAVVDASGEPVGDGEVGELVIGGVGLARYLDPVKDAEKYAPMPTLGWERAYRSGDLVRFDRGGLLYQGRADDQVKVGGRRIELGEIEAALHELDGVSAAAVAVRKSPTGNDVLVGYLAVPDRAGFDRGAALVRLREELPAALVPVLAVLDELPARTSGKVDKAALPWPLESDPDLPAGGLSQSEAMLAEHWRAVLGVAVTDPDENFFDLGGGSLAAAQLVSLIRATDPEFTVADIYAHPRLGAMAAAVADQPDQDDLPVSTHLIAPTPRSMQWLQTLFGVPLYILNGVRWLLYLLTASAILRPIGGFDFLPEVDVWLLLAGLLVFVTPWGRMAIAVVFARLLLVDIRPGDYPRGGGVHLRLWLAEQVAHQIGAASLAGAPWISYYARALGARIGADVDMHTLPPVTGMLTIGDGASIEPEVDLAGYWIDGDHVRIGPIRIGAGSTVGARSSLMPGARIGKRATVAPGSSVFGRVPSGQNWAGSPAVRVGRSADWWPAERPPRRTRWVAAYATASLVVSLVPVAAIAAGAAIVAAAIRHAPSPDAAVLRAFAALVPATLFAGVVLAALVVLLVRALGIGLEPGIHPVRGRQGWQAWSIERLLDLSRTVLFPLYSSLFTPIWLRMLGASVGRDVEASTVLLLPTMTTIGDGAFLADDTLIASYELGGGYVRLARAEIGSRAFLGNSGMAVAGHRVPRDGLVAVLSAAPRKGKAGSSWLGSPPVKLRRRAQNTDESRTYRPPTGLRVARAIWELLRIVPIFVTTGIGLAVLIALAWAVDAWGTLLAALFSGIVLLLAGAVAALVSTAAKWILIGRIRVGEHPLWSSFVWRSEVSDTFTEMVAAPWFAQAAAGTPSLVWWLRSLGASIGRGAWVDSYWLPEADLVRLGDASTVNRGCVVQTHLFHDRIMSMDTVALDAGSTLGPHSVILPAARIGANATVGPASLVMRGEVVPVGSRWSGNPIGPWRDVVVGRYHGR from the coding sequence GTGACGGAACTCCGCCGTGGGGTGATCAGCCGCTCGGGGTTCGCCCCAGACGCTCGGACGCTCGTCGACATCCTTCGCGACACGGTCGCGCGCCACCCCGAGGCATCCGCCATCGAGGACGCCATCGGCGCCCTGAGCTATCGGGAGCTCATGGCGCGAGCGATCTCAGTCGCCGCGCGCCTGCAGGCATCCGGTGTCGGCCGAGGCGATCGCGTCGGCGTGCGCATGGAGTCAGGCTCGCGCGAGCTCTACGTCGCGATCCTCGGCATCCTCGTCGCGGGGGCCGCCTACGTTCCCGTCGATGCCGACGACCCCCAGGAGCGCGCCGATCTGGTCTTCTCCGAGGCCAGGGTGCGAGGCGTGATCGAGGGACGCGGGCGCTTCGAGCCCATGGCCGGGGCGGATGCCGCCGCACGCCCGCTCGACGTCGACTCGACGCTCTTCGTCGACCCCGGACCCCACCCGAGCACCGCGGCCGCGCCGCTGACCGAACCCCCGACCGTCGACGACGACGCCTGGATCATCTTCACGTCGGGCTCGACGGGCACGCCGAAGGGGGTGGCCGTGCGCCACCGTTCGGCGGCGGCATTCGTGGATGCCGAGGCGAGGCTGTTCCTACCCGACGACCCGATCACCGCCGAGGACCGGGTGCTCGCCGGCCTGTCGGTGGCGTTCGACGCGTCCTGCGAGGAGATGTGGCTCGCCTGGCGCAACGGCGCCTGCCTCGTGCCCGCACCGCGGTCGCTCGTGCGCAGCGGCGCCGACCTCGGCCCGTGGCTCGCGGCTCGACGCATCTCGGTGGTCTCCACGGTGCCGACGCTGGCGGCGCTCTGGCCGTCTGAGGCGCTCGACAGCGTCCGACTGCTCATCTTCGGCGGCGAGGCCTGCCCGCCCGAGCTCGTGAACCGTCTCGCGGTCGACGGCCGCGAGGTGTGGAACACCTACGGACCGACCGAGGCGACCGTCGTCGCGTGCGGAACCGCCGTCGTCGCAGGCGAGCCGGTGAGCATCGGCCTCCCGCTCGACGGCTGGGACCTCGCGGTCGTGGATGCCTCGGGCGAGCCCGTCGGCGACGGCGAGGTCGGCGAACTCGTGATCGGCGGCGTCGGCCTCGCCCGCTACCTCGATCCGGTGAAGGATGCCGAGAAGTACGCGCCGATGCCGACGCTCGGGTGGGAGCGCGCCTACCGCAGCGGTGACCTCGTGCGCTTCGACCGAGGCGGGCTCCTCTACCAGGGACGCGCCGACGACCAGGTGAAGGTCGGCGGTCGACGCATCGAGCTCGGCGAGATCGAGGCCGCGCTGCACGAACTCGACGGGGTCTCCGCCGCGGCCGTCGCGGTGCGCAAGAGCCCGACCGGCAACGACGTGCTCGTCGGTTATCTTGCCGTGCCCGACCGCGCCGGCTTCGATCGCGGAGCTGCGCTCGTGCGCCTTCGCGAGGAGCTTCCGGCGGCCCTCGTGCCGGTGCTCGCAGTGCTCGACGAGTTGCCGGCGCGCACGTCGGGCAAGGTCGACAAGGCGGCTCTTCCGTGGCCGCTCGAGTCGGATCCCGACCTTCCGGCAGGCGGCCTCAGCCAGTCCGAGGCGATGCTCGCGGAGCATTGGCGGGCCGTGCTGGGCGTGGCGGTGACCGACCCCGACGAGAACTTCTTCGACCTCGGCGGCGGGTCGCTGGCCGCAGCCCAGCTCGTCTCGCTGATCCGGGCGACGGATCCGGAGTTCACGGTCGCCGACATCTACGCGCACCCGCGCCTCGGCGCGATGGCGGCCGCCGTCGCCGACCAGCCCGATCAGGACGACCTGCCGGTCTCCACGCACCTGATCGCCCCGACCCCTCGTTCGATGCAATGGCTCCAGACGCTGTTCGGCGTTCCCCTGTACATCCTGAACGGCGTGCGCTGGCTGCTGTACCTGCTGACCGCGAGCGCGATCCTGCGGCCGATCGGCGGCTTCGACTTCCTGCCCGAGGTCGACGTCTGGCTGCTCCTGGCAGGCCTGCTGGTCTTCGTGACGCCGTGGGGACGCATGGCGATCGCCGTCGTCTTCGCCCGGCTGCTGCTCGTCGACATCCGGCCGGGCGACTACCCCCGGGGCGGCGGTGTGCACCTGCGACTCTGGCTCGCAGAGCAGGTCGCGCATCAGATCGGCGCTGCGAGCCTCGCCGGCGCGCCTTGGATCTCCTACTACGCCAGGGCGCTGGGGGCCCGAATCGGGGCCGATGTCGACATGCACACGCTGCCACCGGTGACCGGCATGCTCACGATCGGCGATGGGGCATCGATCGAACCCGAGGTCGACCTCGCCGGGTACTGGATCGACGGCGACCACGTGCGCATCGGGCCGATCCGCATCGGTGCGGGCAGCACGGTCGGGGCGCGATCATCGCTCATGCCGGGCGCCCGCATCGGAAAGCGGGCGACGGTCGCGCCGGGGTCCTCCGTCTTCGGCCGCGTGCCCTCTGGGCAGAACTGGGCCGGGTCTCCAGCCGTCCGCGTCGGCCGCTCGGCCGACTGGTGGCCGGCGGAGCGCCCGCCGCGCCGTACCCGTTGGGTCGCCGCCTACGCCACGGCATCCCTCGTCGTGTCTCTCGTGCCCGTCGCCGCCATCGCGGCAGGCGCCGCGATCGTGGCCGCGGCGATCCGCCACGCCCCGTCGCCGGATGCGGCGGTGCTTCGGGCGTTCGCCGCGCTCGTGCCCGCAACGCTCTTCGCGGGCGTCGTGCTCGCCGCACTCGTGGTGCTCCTCGTGCGCGCGCTCGGCATCGGCCTCGAGCCCGGAATCCATCCCGTTCGCGGAAGGCAGGGCTGGCAGGCATGGTCGATCGAGCGCCTCCTCGATCTGTCGCGCACGGTGCTCTTCCCCCTCTATTCGAGCCTCTTCACGCCCATCTGGCTCCGGATGCTGGGTGCGAGCGTCGGGCGCGACGTCGAGGCCTCGACGGTGCTGCTGCTTCCGACGATGACGACGATCGGTGACGGCGCGTTCCTCGCCGACGACACGCTCATCGCCTCGTACGAACTCGGAGGCGGCTACGTGCGGCTTGCTCGCGCCGAGATCGGCTCGCGGGCGTTCCTCGGCAACTCCGGCATGGCCGTCGCCGGGCACCGGGTGCCTCGCGACGGCCTCGTGGCGGTGCTCTCCGCTGCGCCCCGCAAGGGCAAGGCCGGGTCGTCCTGGCTCGGCTCCCCTCCCGTGAAGCTCCGGAGGCGGGCGCAGAACACCGACGAGTCGCGCACCTACCGCCCCCCGACCGGGCTCCGCGTGGCTCGAGCGATCTGGGAGCTCCTGCGCATCGTCCCGATCTTCGTCACGACCGGCATCGGGCTCGCCGTCCTCATCGCCCTCGCCTGGGCGGTTGATGCGTGGGGCACTCTGCTCGCGGCGCTCTTCAGCGGCATCGTGCTCCTCCTCGCGGGCGCGGTGGCCGCGCTCGTGAGCACCGCGGCGAAGTGGATCCTCATCGGGCGCATCCGAGTCGGGGAGCATCCGCTCTGGTCGTCGTTCGTCTGGCGGAGCGAGGTCTCCGACACGTTCACCGAGATGGTCGCGGCGCCCTGGTTCGCACAGGCCGCGGCAGGTACCCCCTCCCTCGTGTGGTGGCTGCGCAGTCTCGGCGCGTCCATCGGTCGTGGAGCGTGGGTCGACAGCTACTGGCTGCCCGAGGCCGATCTGGTGCGCCTGGGCGACGCCTCGACGGTCAACCGCGGGTGCGTCGTGCAGACCCACCTGTTCCATGATCGAATCATGAGCATGGACACCGTCGCACTCGACGCCGGCAGCACGCTCGGGCCGCACAGCGTCATCCTCCCCGCGGCTCGCATCGGCGCCAACGCCACCGTCGGTCCCGCCTCGCTCGTGATGCGCGGCGAGGTCGTGCCGGTCGGCTCCCGGTGGAGCGGCAACCCGATCGGGCCGTGGCGCGACGTCGTCGTCGGCCGGTACCACGGGCGCTGA